The DNA window ACGCGGACTTCACCCAGGAGCAGGTCGACCACATCGTCGGCAAGGCTTCGGTGGCGGCGCTCGACAAGCACGGTGATCTCGCCGCGCTGGCGGTCGAGGAGACCGGCCGGGGCGTGTTCGAGGACAAGGCCGTCAAGAACATCTTCGCCTGTGAGCACGTCACGAACAGCATGGCGGGGATGAAGACGGTCGGCGTGATCCACCGCGACGACGTCGACGGGATCACCGAGATCGCCGACCCGGTGGGCGTGGTCTGCGCGGTCACCCCGGTCACCAACCCGACGTCCACCACGATCTTCAAGGCGCTGCTGGCGTTGAAGACCCGCAATCCGATCGTCTTCGCGTTCCACCCGAGCGCGCAGCGGTGCAGCGCCGAGGCGGCCCGGGTGGTCCGGGACGCGGCGGTGGCGGCGGGCGCTCCGGCGCACTGCATCCAGTGGGTCGAGCAGCCGTCGATCCAGGCCACGGCCGCGCTGATGAACCACCCGGGTGTCGCGACGATCCTGGCGACCGGCGGGAACGGGATGGTCCGGGCGGCGTACTCGACAGGCAAGCCCGCGCTCGGCGTCGGCGCCGGAAACGTTCCCGCCTACGTCCACCCGACCGCTGACGTGGTCCGCGCGGTGCACGACATCGTGCTCTCGAAGACGTTCGACAACGGCATGATCTGCGCGTCCGAGCAGGCGGTCATCCTGGATCGGGGGATCGCGGAGCAGGCCCTCAGGGAATTCAAACGACTGCACGCGTACGTGGTGAGCGCCGACGAGAAGACGCTCCTGCAGAACTACATCTTCCCGCCCGACGGCGAGGGCACCGACTGCGTCGGCGAGAAGCTCAACGCCGCGGTGGTGGGCCAGTCGCCGGTGTGGATCGCCGAGCAGGCCGGGTTCACCGTGCCTGCGGACACCTCGATCCTGCTGGCCGAGATCGGCGAGGTCGGTCCGGGTGAGCCGCTGAGCCGGGAGAAGCTCTGCCCGGTGCTCGCGATGCTCACGGCGGACGACGAGGAGCAGGGCATCCGGTACGCCGAGCAGATGGTCGAGTTCCACGGTCTCGGGCACAGCGCTGTCGTGCACGGCCGGGACGCCGCGCTCGCCGAGCGGTTCGGCAAGCGGATGAAGGCGGTCCGGATCATCTGGAACGCGCCGGCCTCGCAGGGCGGCATCGGCGACATCTACAACGGCTTCCGCCCGTCGCTGACGCTCGGCTGCGGCAGCTACGGGCACACCTCGGTCTCCGACAACGTGTCCGCCCTCAACCTGCTCAACATCAAACGAATCGGCCGCAGGACGAACAACATGCAGTGGTTCAAGGTGCCGGCGAAGATGTACTTCGAGCCGCACGCCATCCGGTACTTCCGGGACATGCCGGAGGTCGCCCGGGTCACCATCGTCACCGACCACACGATGACCAAGCTCGGTTACGTGGACCGGATCAGCGCCGTGCTGCGGGAGCGGCCGGAGCCGGTGACGATCCAGGTCATCGACAGCGTCGAGCCGGAACCGAGCATCGACACCGTGCAGCGCGGCGCCGCCCTGATGCGCTCGTTCCGCCCGGACACGATCATCGCGCTCGGCGGCGGCTCACCGATGGACGCGGCGAAGGTGATGTGGCTGCTCTACGAGCACCCGGACATCGACTTCGGCGACATGAAGGAGAAGTTCTTCGACGTACGGAAGCGGGCCTTCAAGTTCCCGGCCCTGGGCGCGCTCGCGAAGCTGGTCTGCGTGCCGACCACGTCCGGCACCGGCGCCGAGGTGACGCCGTTCGCGGTCATCACCGACACCGAGACCGGGCAGAAGTACCCGCTCGCCGACTACGCGCTCACCCCGAGCGTGGCGATCATCGACCCGCACCTGACGATGGATCTGCCGCCGGTGGTGACCGCGGACTCGGGCTTCGACGCGCTCACCCACGCGACCGAGGCGTACGTGTCGGTCTACGCCAGCGACTTCACCGACGGCCTGGCGCTGCACGCGATCAAGCTGATCTTCGGGAACCTGGAGCAGGCGGTGCGGCACGGCGACACCGATCCGGTGGCCCGGGAGAAGATGCACAACGCCGGGACGATCGCCGGCATGTCGTTCGGCAACGCGTTCCTCGGCATCGTGCACGCCATGGCGCACACGCTGGGCGCCACCTTCCACGTGGCGCACGGGCGGACCAACGCGATCCTGCT is part of the Actinoplanes missouriensis 431 genome and encodes:
- the adhE gene encoding bifunctional acetaldehyde-CoA/alcohol dehydrogenase; its protein translation is MGEREAMIDLLVRDAEKALADYADFTQEQVDHIVGKASVAALDKHGDLAALAVEETGRGVFEDKAVKNIFACEHVTNSMAGMKTVGVIHRDDVDGITEIADPVGVVCAVTPVTNPTSTTIFKALLALKTRNPIVFAFHPSAQRCSAEAARVVRDAAVAAGAPAHCIQWVEQPSIQATAALMNHPGVATILATGGNGMVRAAYSTGKPALGVGAGNVPAYVHPTADVVRAVHDIVLSKTFDNGMICASEQAVILDRGIAEQALREFKRLHAYVVSADEKTLLQNYIFPPDGEGTDCVGEKLNAAVVGQSPVWIAEQAGFTVPADTSILLAEIGEVGPGEPLSREKLCPVLAMLTADDEEQGIRYAEQMVEFHGLGHSAVVHGRDAALAERFGKRMKAVRIIWNAPASQGGIGDIYNGFRPSLTLGCGSYGHTSVSDNVSALNLLNIKRIGRRTNNMQWFKVPAKMYFEPHAIRYFRDMPEVARVTIVTDHTMTKLGYVDRISAVLRERPEPVTIQVIDSVEPEPSIDTVQRGAALMRSFRPDTIIALGGGSPMDAAKVMWLLYEHPDIDFGDMKEKFFDVRKRAFKFPALGALAKLVCVPTTSGTGAEVTPFAVITDTETGQKYPLADYALTPSVAIIDPHLTMDLPPVVTADSGFDALTHATEAYVSVYASDFTDGLALHAIKLIFGNLEQAVRHGDTDPVAREKMHNAGTIAGMSFGNAFLGIVHAMAHTLGATFHVAHGRTNAILLPHVIRHNGTVPSKLNSWPKYERYVAPERFQDIARHLGLPADTPEQGVESYARAVERLRDAVGIPPSFQGAGVNEQEFLAALPQQAMNAYLDQCAPANPRMPMLEDLRRIMEDAYYGTK